A single window of Helicobacter pylori NCTC 11637 = CCUG 17874 = ATCC 43504 = JCM 12093 DNA harbors:
- a CDS encoding HP1184 family multidrug efflux MATE transporter — MHKDSIRKLFFYYFIPLAFSMISLSTYSMIDGMFVGKKLGKEAIAAVNIAWPIFPGLIAYELLFGFGAASIVGYFLGQNKTHRARLVFSSVFYFVAISAFILSMALLPFSETIARLFGSNDALLSMSKRYIEIILMGAVFMVLHPLADVFVVNDKRPILAMVAMLVGSLANIFFNYLFIFVLEVGVQGSAIATVIGHAIGVLVLMQHFWRKKGQLYFIKRFSLSSVISSAKSGVPQSTAEFSASIMILLFNTAIMHTAGERFVSVYGIVMYNAVIFFTTLFAISQGIQPIASFSYGARNLERVKEVFIFGLKAAFCIGVVFYGAYYFLDEFLIKLYLQPSEQDPLFMQETKRAMNIYYVGYVFLGMTLLCAVFFQSIQRAKSSFIITLSHTLGFIVILLPILSHFYGINGVWVTYPIAQFLAFLVALGVTYYEIKKGVFTTYKEKNPIAVKT; from the coding sequence TTGCATAAAGATTCTATCAGGAAGCTCTTTTTTTATTATTTTATCCCTTTAGCTTTTTCTATGATTTCACTTTCCACTTACTCTATGATAGATGGCATGTTTGTGGGCAAGAAACTGGGTAAAGAAGCTATCGCTGCGGTCAATATCGCATGGCCTATTTTTCCAGGGCTCATTGCGTATGAATTGCTTTTTGGTTTTGGGGCAGCGAGTATTGTGGGGTATTTTTTGGGTCAAAATAAAACCCATAGGGCTAGGCTTGTGTTTAGCAGCGTGTTTTATTTTGTCGCTATAAGCGCCTTTATTTTGAGCATGGCGTTATTGCCGTTTAGCGAAACTATCGCACGCCTTTTTGGGAGCAATGACGCTTTATTGAGCATGTCCAAACGCTACATTGAAATCATTTTAATGGGTGCGGTTTTTATGGTTTTGCACCCTTTGGCGGATGTTTTTGTGGTGAATGACAAACGCCCCATTTTAGCGATGGTAGCGATGCTGGTTGGCTCGTTAGCGAATATCTTTTTCAACTACTTGTTTATTTTTGTTTTGGAAGTGGGGGTTCAAGGCAGCGCAATAGCCACCGTGATAGGGCATGCGATAGGGGTTTTAGTCTTAATGCAGCATTTTTGGCGCAAAAAAGGGCAATTGTATTTCATCAAACGATTTTCCTTGTCTTCAGTCATTTCTTCAGCTAAAAGCGGCGTGCCTCAAAGCACGGCAGAATTTAGCGCTTCTATTATGATTTTGTTGTTTAATACCGCTATCATGCACACTGCAGGGGAAAGGTTTGTGAGCGTGTATGGGATCGTTATGTATAATGCGGTGATCTTTTTTACGACTTTGTTTGCGATTTCTCAAGGCATCCAACCGATTGCGAGCTTTAGCTATGGGGCTAGAAATTTAGAGCGCGTGAAAGAGGTGTTTATTTTTGGTTTGAAAGCAGCGTTTTGTATAGGGGTTGTTTTCTATGGTGCTTATTATTTCTTAGATGAATTTTTAATCAAGCTCTATTTACAGCCAAGCGAACAAGACCCCCTTTTTATGCAAGAGACTAAAAGAGCGATGAATATTTATTATGTTGGCTATGTTTTTTTAGGCATGACTTTGTTGTGCGCGGTGTTTTTCCAATCCATCCAACGCGCTAAAAGTTCGTTTATCATCACCCTTTCGCACACGCTGGGGTTTATCGTTATTCTATTGCCGATCTTAAGTCATTTCTATGGGATTAATGGCGTTTGGGTAACTTACCCTATCGCGCAATTTTTAGCGTTTTTAGTAGCGTTAGGGGTAACTTATTACGAAATCAAAAAAGGGGTTTTTACCACTTATAAAGAGAAAAACCCTATCGCTGTGAAAACTTAA
- a CDS encoding MFS transporter: MRFLGLFIVLPVISLYADSFHSSSPLLVGLAVGGAYLTQIVFQTPMGILSDKIGRKVVVMVCLLLFLAGSLVCFIANDIVWLVIGRFIQGMGALGGVVSAMVADEVKEEERTKAMAIMGAFIFISFTISMAIGPGVVAFFGGAKWLFLLTAILTLLSLLMLLKVKDAPKISYQIKNIKAYQPNSKALYLLYLSSFFEKAFMTLIFVLIPLALVNEFYKDESFLILVYVPGALLGVLSMGIASVMAEKYNKPKGVMLSGVLLFIVSYLCLFLADSSFLGKHLWLFILGVAFFFIGFATLEPIMQSLASKFARANEKGKVLGQFTTFGYLGSFVGGVSGGLSYHHLGVSNTSLIIVALGLIWGLSLFLLNNPSKQKNVYFPLDAYNEEQFETLRDKIIEWYVNISEEIIIVKYNSDHISEEEIIRLAQNFRK, translated from the coding sequence TTGCGGTTTTTGGGGCTTTTTATTGTTTTGCCGGTCATTAGTTTGTATGCGGATAGTTTCCATTCAAGCAGTCCCTTACTCGTGGGGTTGGCTGTGGGCGGAGCGTATCTTACGCAAATTGTTTTTCAAACCCCCATGGGCATTCTTAGCGATAAGATAGGCCGTAAAGTGGTGGTTATGGTGTGCTTGCTGTTGTTTTTAGCTGGCTCGTTAGTATGCTTTATAGCGAATGATATTGTTTGGCTCGTTATAGGGCGCTTCATTCAAGGCATGGGGGCTTTAGGGGGGGTTGTTAGTGCGATGGTAGCTGATGAAGTGAAAGAAGAAGAGCGCACCAAAGCGATGGCCATCATGGGAGCGTTTATTTTCATTAGCTTCACTATAAGCATGGCGATAGGCCCTGGGGTTGTGGCGTTTTTTGGGGGGGCAAAATGGCTCTTTTTACTCACGGCGATCTTAACTTTATTGAGTTTATTGATGCTTTTAAAAGTCAAAGACGCCCCTAAAATTTCTTACCAGATCAAAAACATAAAAGCTTATCAACCCAACTCTAAAGCCTTATATCTTTTGTATCTAAGCTCTTTTTTTGAAAAAGCGTTCATGACGCTTATTTTTGTGCTGATCCCTTTAGCCTTAGTGAATGAATTTTATAAAGATGAAAGCTTTTTGATCTTGGTGTATGTGCCTGGAGCCTTATTAGGGGTTTTAAGCATGGGAATAGCGAGCGTTATGGCTGAAAAATACAACAAGCCTAAAGGGGTGATGCTTTCTGGCGTATTGTTGTTTATTGTGAGTTATTTGTGCTTGTTTTTAGCCGACTCTAGCTTTTTAGGAAAACATTTATGGCTCTTTATTCTTGGGGTGGCGTTTTTCTTTATTGGCTTTGCCACCTTAGAGCCTATCATGCAATCTTTAGCGTCCAAATTCGCCAGAGCAAATGAAAAAGGCAAGGTTTTAGGGCAATTCACTACTTTTGGCTATTTAGGGAGCTTTGTTGGGGGCGTGAGCGGGGGGTTAAGCTACCATCATTTAGGCGTTTCTAACACAAGCTTAATCATTGTAGCTTTAGGGCTTATTTGGGGACTATCGCTCTTTTTGCTCAATAACCCTTCCAAGCAAAAAAATGTCTATTTCCCCTTAGACGCTTACAATGAGGAACAATTTGAAACTTTAAGGGACAAAATCATTGAATGGTATGTTAATATTAGCGAAGAAATCATTATTGTGAAATATAATTCCGATCACATTAGCGAAGAAGAAATCATTCGCTTAGCGCAAAACTTTAGAAAATAA
- the deoD gene encoding purine-nucleoside phosphorylase, with the protein MTPHINAKIGDFYPQCLLCGDPLRVSYIAKKFLQDAKEITNVRNMLGFSGKYKGKGISLMGHGMGIASCTIYVTELIKTYQVKELLRIGTCGAISPKVGLKDIIMATGASTDSKTNRVRFLNHDLSATPDFELSLRAYQTAKRLGIDLKVGNIFSSDFFYSFETHAFDLMAQYNHLAIEMEAAGLYATAMELNAKALCLCSVSDHLITKEALSPKERVESFDNMIILALEMMS; encoded by the coding sequence ATGACTCCTCACATCAACGCCAAAATCGGCGATTTTTATCCTCAATGCCTTTTATGCGGCGATCCTTTAAGGGTGAGCTACATTGCGAAAAAATTCTTACAAGACGCCAAAGAGATCACGAATGTGCGTAACATGCTAGGCTTTAGCGGGAAGTATAAGGGTAAGGGGATTTCTTTAATGGGGCATGGCATGGGCATTGCATCATGCACGATTTATGTAACCGAACTCATTAAAACCTATCAGGTTAAAGAGCTTTTAAGGATTGGCACTTGCGGGGCGATTAGCCCAAAAGTTGGCCTGAAAGACATTATCATGGCGACTGGAGCTTCAACGGATTCTAAAACCAATCGGGTGCGTTTTTTAAACCACGATTTGAGCGCAACGCCTGATTTTGAATTGAGTTTAAGAGCGTATCAAACAGCAAAGCGTTTGGGTATTGATTTGAAAGTGGGTAATATCTTTTCAAGCGATTTTTTCTATTCGTTTGAAACGCATGCTTTTGATTTGATGGCCCAATACAACCACTTGGCTATTGAAATGGAAGCGGCAGGGTTATACGCCACGGCGATGGAATTGAACGCTAAGGCTTTATGCTTATGCTCGGTTTCGGATCACTTGATCACTAAAGAAGCCTTAAGCCCTAAAGAAAGGGTAGAAAGCTTTGATAACATGATAATTCTGGCTTTAGAGATGATGAGTTAG
- a CDS encoding NupC/NupG family nucleoside CNT transporter encodes MIFSSLFSVVGMAVLFLIAWVFSGNKRAINYRTIVSAFVIQVALGALALYVPLGREMLQGLASGIQSVISYGYEGVRFLFGNLAPNAKGDQGIGGFIFAINVLAIIIFFASLISLLYYLKIMPLFINLIGGALQKCLGTSKAESMSAAANIFVAHTEAPLVIKPYLKSMSDSEIFAVMCVGMASVAGPVLAGYASMGIPLPYLIAASFMSAPGGLLFAKIIYPQNEAISSHADVSAEKHVNAIEAIANGASTGLNLALHVGAMLLAFVGMLALINGLLGVVGGVLGMEHLSLGLILGTLLKPLAFMLGIPWSQAGIAGEIIGIKIALNEFVGYMQFLPYLGDNPPLVLSEKTKAIITFALCGFANLSSVAMLIGGLGSLVPKKKDLIIRLALKAVLVGTLSNFMSATIAGLFIGLSTN; translated from the coding sequence ATGATTTTTAGCTCTCTTTTTAGTGTTGTAGGGATGGCGGTGCTTTTTCTTATTGCTTGGGTGTTTTCTGGCAATAAAAGGGCTATTAATTATCGCACGATTGTCAGCGCCTTTGTGATTCAAGTGGCTTTAGGGGCGTTGGCTTTATATGTGCCTTTGGGTAGGGAAATGTTGCAAGGCTTAGCCAGCGGCATACAAAGCGTGATTTCTTACGGCTATGAGGGGGTGCGTTTTTTATTTGGCAATCTCGCTCCAAACGCTAAAGGCGATCAAGGGATAGGGGGGTTTATTTTTGCGATCAATGTTTTAGCGATCATTATCTTTTTTGCTAGCTTGATTTCACTTCTATATTATTTAAAAATCATGCCTTTATTTATCAATCTCATCGGTGGGGCGTTGCAAAAATGCTTAGGCACTTCTAAAGCAGAAAGCATGAGCGCAGCGGCTAATATTTTTGTAGCGCACACAGAAGCGCCCTTAGTCATTAAACCTTATTTGAAAAGCATGAGCGATTCAGAGATTTTTGCGGTCATGTGCGTGGGCATGGCTAGCGTTGCGGGGCCTGTGTTAGCCGGGTATGCGAGCATGGGCATTCCTTTGCCTTATTTAATCGCCGCTTCGTTTATGTCCGCTCCTGGGGGTTTGTTGTTCGCTAAAATCATTTACCCGCAAAACGAAGCCATTTCTAGCCATGCAGATGTTTCTGCAGAAAAACATGTCAATGCCATAGAAGCTATCGCTAATGGGGCAAGCACAGGGCTAAATTTAGCCTTGCATGTGGGAGCGATGCTTTTAGCCTTTGTGGGAATGCTCGCGCTCATTAACGGGCTTTTAGGGGTTGTAGGGGGGGTTTTAGGCATGGAACATTTGTCTTTAGGGTTGATTTTAGGCACGCTCTTAAAACCCTTAGCCTTTATGCTAGGCATTCCGTGGAGCCAGGCCGGGATTGCCGGAGAAATCATAGGCATTAAAATCGCGCTCAATGAATTTGTGGGCTATATGCAATTTTTGCCTTATTTGGGCGATAACCCTCCTTTAGTTTTGAGCGAGAAAACTAAAGCGATCATCACTTTTGCGTTGTGCGGGTTTGCTAACTTAAGCTCAGTCGCTATGCTCATTGGAGGGCTTGGCAGTTTAGTGCCTAAAAAGAAGGATCTCATTATAAGGCTTGCTTTAAAAGCGGTGCTTGTAGGCACGCTTTCTAATTTCATGAGCGCGACTATCGCCGGGTTATTCATAGGGTTAAGCACCAATTAA
- a CDS encoding cation:proton antiporter: MHAEFFTFALIMLLIVMAPYMSRISRLPITVVEILFGSVGAYVGFIESTKGFEIMSEIGFLFLMFLCGLEVEIYLFKKLGVSLLKRIFAYLLILYTLSFILTFSLNLEPIFMVIFPIISLGMIMTLVKDYRKEILWLDLVLKVGVIGELLSIFGLVVVDGVYSHGLGMDLIKDLGILIVFLILIIVAFQIFKTLFWWFPHLKLFVMPKSSQFNQDVRFSLMLFFSLVAIVVWLKIEMVLGAFLAGLVVSTFFPHKSELIHKLNDVGFGFFVPLFFIHVGSTLDLKLVFLNPHLILQGILIVIAMLSLHLITSTLLWRKYFKEAKHLFSFALGASMPLTFLVTTAAVGLKAQAISQNTYYALLMAAIFEGVLFTIAIKMLNKKA; this comes from the coding sequence ATGCATGCAGAATTTTTCACTTTCGCGCTCATCATGCTTTTAATTGTGATGGCCCCTTATATGTCTAGAATCTCTCGTTTGCCTATCACGGTTGTGGAGATTTTATTTGGATCTGTTGGGGCGTATGTGGGTTTTATTGAGTCTACTAAGGGCTTTGAAATCATGTCTGAGATTGGCTTTTTATTTTTAATGTTTTTATGCGGTTTGGAAGTGGAGATTTATTTGTTTAAAAAATTAGGGGTTTCTCTTTTAAAACGCATTTTTGCTTATCTGTTGATTTTATACACGCTTTCGTTCATCCTTACTTTTAGCCTTAATTTAGAGCCTATTTTCATGGTGATTTTCCCCATTATTAGTTTGGGCATGATCATGACTTTAGTCAAAGATTATCGTAAAGAGATTTTGTGGCTTGATTTGGTTTTAAAAGTGGGCGTTATTGGGGAGTTGTTAAGCATTTTTGGTTTGGTGGTCGTGGATGGGGTGTATTCGCATGGCTTGGGCATGGATTTGATTAAAGATTTAGGCATTCTCATTGTTTTTTTAATCTTAATTATCGTGGCGTTTCAAATCTTTAAGACTTTGTTTTGGTGGTTCCCGCATTTAAAGCTTTTTGTGATGCCTAAAAGCAGTCAGTTCAACCAAGACGTGCGTTTTTCGCTCATGCTCTTTTTTTCACTGGTTGCGATCGTGGTGTGGCTCAAAATAGAAATGGTTTTAGGGGCGTTTTTGGCGGGGTTAGTCGTTTCTACTTTTTTCCCTCATAAATCAGAGCTGATCCACAAGCTCAATGATGTGGGTTTTGGGTTTTTTGTGCCTTTGTTTTTCATCCATGTAGGCTCTACTTTAGACTTAAAATTAGTGTTTTTAAACCCGCATTTGATCCTTCAAGGGATATTGATTGTCATAGCGATGTTGAGTTTGCACTTGATCACTTCAACCTTATTGTGGCGCAAATACTTTAAAGAAGCCAAGCATTTATTTTCATTCGCTTTAGGGGCTTCTATGCCTTTAACTTTTTTAGTAACCACCGCAGCGGTAGGCTTAAAAGCGCAAGCGATCTCACAAAACACCTACTACGCATTGCTCATGGCGGCTATTTTTGAAGGGGTATTATTCACGATTGCGATTAAAATGCTCAACAAAAAAGCTTGA
- a CDS encoding tRNA 2-thiocytidine biosynthesis TtcA family protein, translating to MAYEISKKVLHIVGKTNATYKLIEEGDKILLGLSGGKDSIMLACILARMQKHAPFKFDFKAVTVHYGLGEDLKWLSDLCQDQGIEHEIIYTQIAATINEKRREKSSFCSFCSRLRRGTLYSKALEEGYNKVAIAHHLDDAVESFFMNFTYNGSLRSMPPIYRAENGLLVIRPLIKVREASSIHFVTSQNIPVAPDCNCPAKQPASDKPPIARLATKNFLKEMQNLHPHFFDSLENAFNNVQANSFSDSKYLDA from the coding sequence ATGGCCTATGAAATTTCCAAAAAAGTCTTACACATTGTGGGCAAGACTAACGCTACTTACAAACTCATAGAAGAAGGCGATAAAATCTTATTAGGATTGAGTGGGGGCAAGGATTCTATCATGCTCGCTTGCATCTTAGCCAGGATGCAAAAACATGCCCCTTTCAAATTTGATTTTAAAGCGGTTACCGTGCATTATGGTTTGGGCGAAGATTTGAAATGGTTGAGCGATTTGTGCCAAGATCAAGGCATTGAGCATGAGATCATTTACACCCAAATCGCTGCCACGATCAACGAAAAACGCCGTGAAAAAAGCTCGTTTTGTTCGTTTTGTTCTCGTTTGAGGAGAGGAACTTTGTATTCTAAAGCTTTAGAAGAAGGCTATAATAAAGTCGCTATCGCACACCATTTAGATGACGCCGTAGAGAGCTTTTTTATGAATTTCACTTATAACGGGAGTTTGAGGAGCATGCCCCCCATTTATAGGGCTGAAAACGGCTTGTTGGTGATCCGCCCTTTGATTAAGGTTCGAGAAGCCAGCAGCATTCATTTTGTCACTTCTCAAAATATCCCAGTCGCCCCTGATTGCAATTGTCCGGCCAAACAGCCCGCCTCTGATAAGCCCCCTATCGCGCGATTAGCCACTAAAAATTTCTTAAAAGAAATGCAAAACTTGCACCCTCATTTCTTTGACAGCTTAGAAAACGCGTTTAATAATGTTCAAGCAAACAGCTTTAGCGACTCTAAATATTTAGACGCTTAA
- a CDS encoding phosphopentomutase, protein MQKRVVILLLDSFGIGASEDAKDFGDLGANTLGNIAKACFNNLADSNDRNGALKLPYLESLGLGLSALKATNELPLGFELKPNLIGAYAYAKELSSAKDTISGHWEMMGVPVLFEWGYFKDKIHSFPKEILDEIVRKTKIKGYLGNCHASGTEIIKDLGEKHLETLYPIFYTSADSVFQIATHEEKFGLDNLYALCEEVFQILEPLKIARVIARPFIGTNREDFKRTANRKDYAIKPHKKLLFETFIEEKQGEVISIGKIADIYAHVGITQKFKAGSLMELCDVTLDQVKNAKNNSLIFTNFVHFDSDYGHRRDISGYANALEYFDTRLKEILENLRENDLLILCADHGCDPSFKGTDHTREYIPVLFYHKDLQPAFLGKSESFADIGQSIAHFLGLSPLDYGKNLLNFKGQP, encoded by the coding sequence ATGCAAAAAAGAGTGGTAATCTTATTATTGGATTCTTTTGGTATAGGGGCTAGTGAAGACGCTAAGGATTTTGGCGATTTGGGGGCGAACACTTTAGGCAATATCGCTAAGGCTTGTTTCAACAACCTAGCTGATTCTAACGATCGCAATGGGGCTTTGAAACTGCCTTATTTAGAGAGTTTGGGTTTAGGGTTGAGCGCTTTAAAAGCTACAAATGAATTGCCCTTAGGCTTTGAATTGAAACCTAATTTAATAGGGGCTTACGCTTATGCCAAAGAACTTTCTAGTGCTAAGGATACGATTTCTGGGCATTGGGAGATGATGGGCGTGCCCGTTCTTTTTGAGTGGGGGTATTTTAAAGACAAAATCCATTCGTTTCCTAAAGAAATTTTAGATGAAATTGTGCGTAAAACTAAGATTAAGGGCTATTTAGGGAATTGCCACGCATCAGGGACAGAAATCATTAAAGATTTAGGCGAAAAGCATTTAGAAACTTTATACCCCATTTTTTACACTTCAGCGGATTCGGTGTTTCAAATCGCTACGCATGAAGAAAAGTTTGGGCTGGATAACTTATACGCTCTTTGTGAAGAAGTGTTTCAAATTCTAGAGCCGTTAAAGATCGCCAGAGTGATCGCGCGCCCCTTTATTGGCACCAATAGAGAGGATTTCAAACGCACCGCTAATCGCAAAGACTATGCGATAAAGCCCCATAAAAAATTGCTTTTTGAAACATTCATTGAAGAAAAACAAGGCGAAGTCATTAGCATTGGAAAAATCGCTGATATTTACGCTCATGTGGGGATCACTCAAAAGTTCAAAGCCGGTAGTTTGATGGAATTATGCGATGTTACTTTAGATCAAGTCAAAAACGCTAAAAACAACAGCTTGATTTTCACGAATTTTGTGCATTTTGATAGCGATTATGGGCATAGGCGCGATATTAGCGGGTATGCTAACGCTTTAGAGTATTTTGATACGCGTTTAAAAGAGATTTTAGAAAATTTAAGGGAAAACGATTTGCTCATTCTTTGCGCCGATCATGGGTGCGATCCCAGCTTTAAAGGCACGGATCACACACGAGAATACATTCCTGTTTTGTTCTATCATAAAGACTTGCAACCAGCCTTTTTAGGCAAGAGCGAGTCGTTTGCGGATATTGGGCAAAGTATCGCTCACTTTTTGGGATTAAGCCCTTTAGATTATGGCAAAAACTTATTAAACTTTAAAGGACAACCATGA
- a CDS encoding sugar transporter, which yields MMITKQSYQRFALMRVFVFSLSAFIFNTTEFVPVALLSDIAKSFEMESATVGLMITAYAWVVSLGSLPLMLLSAKIERKRLLLFLFALFILSHILSALAWDFWVLLLSRMGIAFAHSIFWSITASLVIRVAPRNKKQQALGLLALGSSLAMILGLPLGRIIGQILDWRSTFGVIGGVATLIMLLMWKLLPHLPSRNAGTLASVPILMKRPLLMGIYLLVIMVISGHFTTYSYIEPFIIQISQFSPDITTLMLFVFGLAGVAGSFLFGRLYAKNSRKFIAFAMILVICPQLLLFVFKNLEWVVFLQIFLWGIGITSLGISLQMRVLQLAPDATDVASAIYSGSYNVGIGSGALFGSIVIHQLGLGYIGFVGGALGLLALFWLRFITIKFKKT from the coding sequence ATGATGATAACCAAACAATCGTATCAAAGATTCGCCTTAATGCGGGTTTTTGTGTTTTCGCTTTCGGCGTTTATTTTTAACACCACGGAGTTTGTCCCTGTCGCGCTTCTGTCAGATATTGCGAAAAGCTTTGAAATGGAGAGCGCAACAGTGGGGCTTATGATCACTGCTTATGCATGGGTGGTGTCTCTTGGCTCATTGCCTTTGATGCTGCTTAGCGCTAAAATTGAAAGGAAACGCTTATTGCTTTTTCTTTTCGCCCTTTTTATTCTCAGCCATATCCTTTCAGCGTTAGCGTGGGATTTTTGGGTGCTACTCCTTTCTCGTATGGGTATCGCTTTTGCCCACTCTATTTTTTGGTCCATCACGGCTTCTTTAGTCATTCGTGTCGCGCCAAGAAACAAAAAACAACAGGCCTTAGGGCTGTTAGCGTTAGGGAGTTCGTTAGCGATGATTTTAGGGTTGCCGCTTGGGAGGATCATTGGGCAAATTCTAGATTGGCGATCCACTTTTGGCGTGATCGGGGGCGTTGCGACTCTTATAATGCTACTTATGTGGAAATTGCTCCCGCATTTACCCAGTAGAAACGCAGGCACGCTCGCAAGTGTCCCTATATTAATGAAACGCCCGCTGTTAATGGGGATTTATTTGCTTGTGATCATGGTCATCTCTGGGCATTTCACCACTTATAGCTATATTGAGCCTTTTATCATTCAAATCAGCCAATTTTCTCCTGACATTACGACGCTAATGTTGTTTGTTTTTGGGTTAGCGGGCGTGGCGGGGAGTTTTTTATTCGGCCGTTTGTATGCGAAAAATTCAAGAAAATTTATCGCTTTTGCGATGATTTTAGTCATTTGCCCGCAACTCTTGCTTTTTGTGTTTAAAAACTTGGAGTGGGTGGTTTTCTTGCAAATTTTCTTGTGGGGGATTGGGATCACTTCGCTTGGGATTTCCTTGCAAATGAGGGTGTTGCAGCTTGCGCCGGATGCCACGGATGTCGCGAGTGCGATTTACTCAGGGAGCTATAATGTGGGGATTGGATCAGGTGCGTTGTTTGGCAGTATTGTGATCCACCAATTAGGGCTAGGGTATATTGGCTTTGTGGGTGGGGCTTTAGGTTTGTTGGCGCTGTTTTGGCTTAGATTCATTACGATCAAGTTTAAAAAAACATAA